Below is a window of Brassica napus cultivar Da-Ae chromosome A5, Da-Ae, whole genome shotgun sequence DNA.
CTATACAAACAAACTGCATTTAATTTTTGTCTACagttcctatttttttttctcagctttaaaattatcaattttatattaatgtttaaacaaaaagaaaaattaaaaaatataactgaatttttttattttattttgtttttatcctAGAAATACAACTTAtacaactacaaaaaaaaatgatttaagcCGATTTAAGAAGATTGCTCCATTAATTTTCAAGGGACAATACCAACGACTAGCATGATTCTAGTTTTCTAGTAAACCTAATTCTATCTTCGTTTGGAAATTTTCTAATGAACGTAATTCCATCTTCGTTTGGAAAATCGGTAATAACTTCTTAATAAATGTAGaattggtttaggttttgtCCCGAGATGTTCTCTTACCACCAGACTACCATTGCTTGTTAACAACAAAAGTAATATTTTACATTTCAACTAATCATCCACTTAGATACGTTGCTTATTCTTTTGTAGCACTGCATGTGATATGATTTTAGGAGATCATGAACCATTTTGATAATTGCAAGAGATAAATCAACTTCTCCACAGGATTAATAATTGCTATTCAGGTCAAGGAGATTCATGAGGGATCAGAGAAAGGAACTAACGAGGAGGAGCATGCAGTAATATGTGGCGAAACCGATGATAATGACGCCTAGAGAGCCAGCGAACCATCCAGCGACGCGAAATGCGTAAGGGAGGCCAAGGACGCCTGTACCGACGATAGAGACTATAATGTTTCCGAGCGTCTGAATAGCAGAAGTCCTGTCTCGAGAGGACGGAGAATTTATCAGAGGGATAGATGCATCGTCGTTAGCCGCCACGTCATTGATCGCCATCGCCTAGTTTTGTCGTTGCTCACCGATCAAATGGAGACGTGCGAACTCCTCTCGCCGCCTTTATTATAGAACCCGCCAAATATTCTCTGCTCCTTATGACGTGGCGTCCCGAAACGTCGCACCACGCGATCCGTGGATAGATTGATATCTTTGCTATGATGAAGGCAAAATTCAATATCccatatatttttagtttccaacgatttctttctatttttaaaatgtaaaataatcgGACTCTAATAATTGTGtagtaaaataagaaatgatGTAATATACTCTTCTTTTTCTGGTTGATAGCACTATGCAACTTACAACACAAGTAATAGTATCTGTAAGAGGTACTCTTTGAATTCGTACATGTGCTTTTATTTGTCACACCATATCAAACCCCCAATACATGTCGTATGAGGAggatttatctatttattttagaaaattttgtttcGTGTTACCACTGATTTACGTAATTGACTTTTTGTGTTATAGAGAGTTTTGCTTGTATATATGTGGACTCCATCTCAGGTTTGTTTTTTTGGATCTCagtgtgtttatatatatagagagagagatttgtTGTTAGTATTAAAGATAGGATACAAGATCTTGGGATTAAGTAGTTGGTGAGATTATATATTGCATatgttttattcaaaaaaaaaagagattattGCATATGTCATCATGTTAACCAGTTAGTGAGATTATTGCATATGTCAACGTTAACAAGTTGGTGAGATTGAATTTGTCAACTTTAACTTCGAAAATAGGCATAAAAGTAGtacaaacaaatattaattacattatgTTTATCAAAACAGCGGTGACATCTGTTCCCTTGGACCACATCCATTTCCACATTCATCCAAATTGTTCCATGTAACATTGAATTTTTCAATAATCTTGATTTTCGTTCATTGACAAAAACTTAGTGACGGCTTAGCTTTAATTAGATACTTAAACACAAATTTAGGAACACCAACAAATTTAGGAAAATGCCTTTAATCTACCGAGCGCCTTACCATCCATTAACACGCCTAAAATTTTACAAGCACTCATCAAACTTTGACCATTAAGATTGAAAATCACTAATCAAACAAGCTTATACCAACGTTTTATTATTGGACAATGAAAGACTAAACTGTGACAAGATGTGTATACTTAGTTAAAGGAAGCACGAAGACAATGCGGGTGATAGACACAACGAATAGCATGTATAAGCTTTCTTCTAGGTCCAACGGCTAAAGCACCCATCTGTTTAAGCTTCTCCATTGTCAAATTCGCCATTTGAAACTTACTCATCCTCTGTCCTCTCAGCATCCTCTCAAACTCTCTCCCCAATCCTATAGATCCTACCCATTCGTTCAACCCTCCTGCCTTCTCAACCTTCTTCTCTAGATTCACCACTCTCAGCTTCTCGTTGTCCATAACCACAGAGCTGCACATCACTCTAGGAAACCTTATAGGCTTGTTGTGACCTGTACGACGGCTCCTTTGGTTTGCCATCCTTCTATCTGAATCCATTCTACAATCTTGGGATGATCTCCTTGGACCTGGAGCTTTCCTTGTTGTGTAACTGCGATCCATCACCCTCTCCGGTTTGTCTACAGCTTGAAACTCAGCTGTTTCCTGAGCATCTGATACAAAGTCTCTTGCAGGATTCTGCAAAGTGCAATAGTCAAGCACAGGAAGAGAAGGCACCACTGCTTGAGTAGCTTTGGGCGCTTTGAGCGTCTCCTTGGCTCTTAGCTCAGCTTGTGATTGGGAAGTTGCAGGCTTCTGCAAAGTGAGATGCCCAGTTACTGGAAGAGAAGACACCACAGTGTTAGCAAGAGTAGCTTTGCGAGTCTTGGCTCTTAACTCATCTTGTGATTGAGAAGTTGCAGGCTTCTGCAAAGTGCAATAGTCAAGCACAGGAAGAGAAGGCGCCACTGCTTGAACACCAGTAGCTTTGAACGTCTCCTTGGCTCTTAGCTCAGCTTGTGACTGAGAAGTTACAGGCTTCTGTAAAGTGCGATGCTCTGTTACTGGAAGTTTAGGCCCCACAGTGCTAGCAGGGGTAGCTTTGCGCGTCTCCTTGGCTCTTAGCTCAGCTTGTGACTGGGAAGTTACAGGCTTCTGCAAAGTGGGATGCTCAGATACTGGAAGAGAAGACATTATAGTGTTAGCAAGAGTAGCTTTGCGCGTCTCCTCAGATCTTAACTCAGCCTGTGATTTCGAAGTTGCAGGTTTCTGCAAAGTGATACGTTCATTTACCAGAGCAGAAGGCACCACATTGTGAGCAAGAGTAGTTTTGAGCGTCTCCTCGGCTCTCAACTCAGCTTGTGATTTCGAAGTTGCAGGTTTCTGCAAACTGATATGTTCATTTACCGAACGAGAAGACACTACAGTGTGAGCAAGAGTAGCTTTGCGCGTCTCCTCGGCTCTCAACTCAGCTTGTGATTTCGAAGTTGCAGGTTTCTGCAAAGGGATGTGTTCAGTTATCGGAAGAGAAGGCACCACTGGCTGAACAAGAGCAGCTTTGCGCCCTCTTAAATCAGCTTGTGAATGGGAAGTTGCAGGCTTCTGCAAAGTGATATGCTCAGTTACCGGAAGAGAAGGCACCACAGTGTGAACAAGAGAAGCTTCATGCTTATCTGCTCTAAACTCAGCTTGCGTTTGAGAAGTTTCAGGTTTCTGCAAAGGAACATAAGGCACCATTGAGTGAAGAGGAGTAGCTTTTTCCATATTCACAATACCATCTCTTAACTCAGCTTGTATCTGAGAAGTCTCAGGCTTCTGCAAAACGAAAGGCTCAGGTAAAGGAAGAGAAGGCACCACCACTGCGTGAAGACGAGTAGTCTCATGTATATCCGCAGCAATAATGTCTCTCAACTCAACTAGTGACTGACAAGTCTCAGgcttcttcaaaacaaattccTCAGGTAGAGAAAGAGAAGGCACCACCACCACACGAGCAGCTTCTCGAGTATCAGCAACATCAACAGAGTCTCTACGCTCAGCTTGTGATTGAGAAGAAGTTGCAGGAGGCTTCTCCACGGAGAAAGGCTCAGGTAGAGGAAGAGAAGGCAAGACAATGATGACTCTCTGCTTCTTAACAAAAACccaaccttcttcttcttctcctccatcAAAACCCACCTTGGAAGAACCAATCTTGTTTGGCTCCAGCTGCTTCGGCCTTTGCCTCGCCATCAAACCTGAGATCTCCAACAAAAGCTATCATCACAAGATTACacatttataaagtttattacttttcttgaattgaattgaattgaatcCATTTCTAAAGTTGTAGTCTTTGTGTAGATCAGAGTAACAGCTCGATTAGATTAGAGGAGTTGAGAGATTAGAAATCGAAGCAAACCCAGTAAATCAGCGAAGGGTTGAACAAAACCCTAGAATCGAAGTTCCAGTTTCAGCTAAATTGAGGAGAGATTTGGGGATAAAGTCGGGATCTTTACGATTCAGGAGGAGCTAATAATCAAAAGATTGAAGAGAGAAATGTGAAGGAGGTCTTCGTACCTTTTTTTGAGTTTCTGATGACAGTGACGAATGACGATGACTATGGTTGAGGTTTGTCTCTGACCGGAGTGAGcatatcttttttattatttctgcACTTTCGGAAAAGAATATATATTCAGACATCGGTTAGAAACTCAAATTTCTTAGTAAATactacattttaatatttttttggtgtaataCATTACCGGTTAGAAACACAAATTTCTTAgtaaatacattttaatatttaagccattatcattaaaatatagtaaaaatatttatttattaatgatttGGCACTAACcattaaaattaacaaatgatttaagatttttttttagaaatttgctatgttttctaaattttctttttctattttttgtttttatttctaaaataaaactcatacttttaaaaaataaaacaaatcaaatatttattgtcAAGTATTTTATGGAGAATGACAAAGAGATGATCCACCACTGATTCATATAATCGATTCAACTTTCTCGTAGAACTTTAAATTCCAACCTACTAAATTGACGTCCCATGAATTATCATGATTCGATAAGTAGAGTATAATAGACCATAAAGATCAAATGAAAATCGAACGTTTTGAACTAAAAATTGGAGATTGTCATCTTGTTTACAAGATTTGCAAATTACTATAGTTCAAATATAAACTGATTACTCAGATTTGGTAGACATGATTGTTAATGTTGACGGATCGGTCTTTTTTTTCAAGCTAGTCTCATTTCGgcttatataagaaaaaacttCAGGATTCAtcatatttcatattataagtttaaagtttagaaatttatatttagatttttttgccaaaaaaaactgaaaataatcatatttttttcatttagattaaaccaatcaaaacgagcatttttttttcaaaaccatTTAATTTCGACTACCATTTAACCTAAACAATTGGACgtcaataaaacaaaagaaaaatattagcCAAATTTTTGCAAGAACAAAAAATCATCTTCATAAGCTTGTGAGAGTTATTCTAATCCTTGCTATAATAAGAAAAGAGCATCTAAAGAGAATATACATCTCTCTAAACTCTTTGTACAATGCTGTAAAAAAAACCCATCCAGATCAATGCCGCCACCATgtactattttctttttcaagtaagaaaaataaaagacacCTCACATACCCACATCTCAACCGTTCATCTCAACACAATCCCCTCATCCTGAACGTTCACTCAGCATCTGTCTCGTCTCCTCGTTCCTACCAAAAATAACCTCTTTTCACAAAACCACGAGACAGAGTCAAAAGACAAAAACACACAGAGAGAGAAGACTCCTCCCTCCCTCCATCAATCATAAACCCCTTCCCACCTTTTAATATTagacaacaacaaacaaaactttctccgaccaaaaaaaaaaaaacagattttcatTAGGgttcttccaaaaaaaaaaaccagaaaaatctcttttctttttcataaattttacatttttattcttTCCATTCACgaaaaaaatttattcttttACACATAAATCgattctgttttctttttttctgacTCCGTCTCTCTGTTTCTGGCTCCGTCGCCGAGAAGGTAAaagcttcaattttttttttcttaaagcttcaatttttgtgttttttctcTCTATACCGATTGTGATTTACAATTCGATGAGCCTTTGAGGTTGTAGATGATCAAATTCACATAAAGTTTGATACTTTACGCAGAATCGTCTTCACCTGAGAGAGAGATCATCATGCTTTCTACGGCTTAACGTCTCTCCTCTTTGTTGTTGTGAGAATAATCTTCTGATTAGCTTTTCAAATGGAGTCTCCTTCCACCAAAGATCTAATCCAATGCTGCGACTGTGGATGCCACTCCTCTCCACGCTCCTTCCACCGCTCCGTGAAACGCAGACACGACGAGCTGCTTGACGAATCCAACAACCCCAAAGTCCACATCGAGAACGAGTGCGAGCTCCTCCGAGAAACCGTCACCAGCCAGCAGCAATCTATCCAGGAGCTCTACGAGGAGCTCGAGAAGGAGAGGAACGCTGCAGCTTCGGCTGCGGACGAGTCCATGAACGTGATGCAGAGGCTGCAGAACGAGAAGGCAGAGCTTCAGATGGAGCTGAGGCAGTACAAGCTCTACGTTGGGGAGAAGATGGAGCACGATTTGCAGGAGATGGTGGCGTTGGAGGAGTTGGTGAATCAGAGGGAGCAGACTATAATGGCGTTGACGTGTGAGGCTCAGGCTTATAAGCATAGGATGATGAGTTATGGGTTAACGGAGGGTGAGGCTGAGGGGGACAAGAGTGGTTATAACTCGAGTGATGGTTATGATCTTACTGCTTATGAGTATCCTCCTTTGAAGTGTAATGTGGTTGAGAATCATGATCCTCTTGGGGCTGATGTATATGTTGCTGATGATGGGAAGTATCCGCCTGTTGTTTCGCCTTTGAAGAGTTTGGATCAGAGGATCAGCGAGATGGAGACTAATCCTGGCTTTGCTGAGCTGGATGGTGGTTTCTCCGGTGGTGTTAAGGAGAAGATGGTGGTTGGTGGTCAGAGTCCAAGGCCTCAACGACATTTTAGGAGGATGTCTACTAAAGAAGTTAGGACTGATGCTTATGTTGAGTCTCCTAAGAAAGTGGCTAATGTCTCCTCATATACAGAGAATGTTAATGCTAAAGATGATTCATCTGATATAGGAGATGATAGAGTTTACACCATTGATTCTGTAACTGAGCAGAAGCTTGAGGCGGAGACTTCTGATGGCAATGTTGGGTTCCAGAGGGAGCAGATGGATCTTGGTGATCCTGATATAACGAAGCTGTACATGAGGCTTCAAGCACTGGAAGCTGACAGGGAATCGATGAAGCAGGCGCTTGTTTCTATGAGGACTGAGAAGGCTCAGATGGTGCTGTTGAAAGAGATTGCTCAACATTTGTCAAAGGAAGTTGTTCCTCAACGGAGGTTGCCTCTAAGGAAAGCTTCCACTGGTGGGCCATTGCCTTTCACGCCAGTCTTTAAGGTGATTTTGCAACTCTTCATCACAATTCTTGGGTTGTTTTGTGTCTTGTAAAGTTCTGTCTCACTATCTAACTGGTTTCTTTTGGATTATTTGTTGCTATGCAGTGGatctcttcttttgtttcctGGAGAAGAAAGGCTCGTAGAAGCAAGTAAGTCGATCTTATTGCATGAATAAGCTCCTTGTAGTAGATAATAAATTGTTTGTGAAAAAGATCTTTATACAAAGATGATTCTCCTCCTTATATATTCCAAACACAGAGACATTGTTTCATTTTGAAGGGGTATTCAATCCGGATTTCGGTTTGTTTTTGTCGGTTTTTCGGGTTATAAAAATTAACTACTATATTAAGACCATGTctactttggtttggttcggtttatataatacgttatttgattttataccaacaaaaacataactatatttatcttttataacattttgtcaattttagtttatatgattaaattcggacttattaaaacataaaggTGCTGTTGGTATGTGAGGAGCTGCTTTTGAAACTTACATTCAGTCTCTGTTGCAATGAAAATGTATGTAGGTATATGTATGGGATGTCAGCAAACAACATGGGACTGCAAATGCTTCTAGAAAAGGTCCCTAGATCAAGGAAATGGCGATGCCTCAGGAGCACGCAAGTGTGAAACAGATCCAAATCCTCCCAAGCCAAAATCGTTCTCCTGACACTCTAGATTTCCAAACCACATAAGTATCAGTTACTGATGAATTGCATTTCGtaaagtgtgtgtgtgtgtttttctcCAACTCGAACTGGGGTTCTTGTTTTTGGGTTGCAGAGAAAAATGTTTGTCCTTTGCGGTTTTTTTATTCATTCTGTTTTCTCTCCAATGTTTTAACTGTTTGTATAAAAATAAGGGGGTTGAAGAATGATTTATAACTCAGAGGCTATACAATATTTTCTATGATTTATAACTCAAGAGACTATACAATATTTGTATGGTTTCTGACTtgtgttgttttattttgttatccCATGTTTTTGAGATTGATCCATCCTAATTCAACAGTTCAACTACCTTGTGTAGTTATATCACAAGTTTTCTTATTtccaaaacaaatatttgtaGAGAACTCCAAGTAGAAGATGTGTCACGGGACTCGCCACTTGTAGTCAAACAAAATAAACTCTAGTCTGGTAGTTACCATTTAAATTGTCAATCTGGAAATTGAGTAGTGTGttgaccaaaaagaaaaagaaaaatgacaTTGAGTTGTTTATAAGACATGATCTTAACCCTAAAAAGGGCTGGACATGAAATCCATAAACGAAATCTGAACCGAACTCGAACCGAAAACTATGATATGTATCCAGTCTAAAATGTAACAAAGTCTGAATGAATCTTGTATGGTGTTACAAACTATATCCGAACTCGAACGGATAATCCGAGAAACCAAAAAATcctataaaatatctaaaaatgatCTGAATGTTAATATACACtctaaatatttgaaacataaatacaTACTTCAATATTGAATGTCATACTTATTTCGATATGatgtttaaaatttgaataagtaCCTTAAATACTTAGTTCTATATAAATAActgtatatttcttatgttttgtttttaaattttagattttactttGGATATATTCGAACCAATATAATCTAAATTCTAACAATATAtggttactttatgggttttagctAAAATGTGATACAAAAACGATCTGAAACTGATCTAATCCATACTTACAAATTTATTAGTTTGGTACCTACGACGTATTACAAAATAGAACTGAAATTCAAAGAGAATCTACTCAAACACCCAGGCTTAACGTTAACTATGTTCTCGGTCGTCTGCTCATAATAGCCCAAATGGTCTCCAACTCTCCACTTGGTTGCCTACTGGTGGGTTTAAAAATCTCCCAAGGTGGGCCAGTGAAAGACTCTCAAGTCTCCGTATCTGTCGTATATTTAGACAGAAATGCATTTTCAGAATGTTCTACTTGTGTACCTCATTATACAAATCAATCGGATATAATATTAATGGACACGAGCTTAATgcacataatttattttgtcaTGAGCCTTTATGTGGCACGATTCGATTTGTCTGTCGCCCACTTGATTTCCTGATATGACGTTTAATTTGTAGATCTTATTATATCGCAGCCAATCTTATATATTCTCAATTTTTCCACCACCATCTTAGAACACACTTATTGCAAGGATGAAGATAAGTATTTCAAACAATTATGttataacaaataataatatccCTAAATATAAAGTGGGTATCTCAAATctgaaaacattattattttttatttatattaaggTTTGAGAATCCCACTAAGAACCTTGCAACATGGTGTTCCTATACAAACGTAAACTTTGCAGTATTTGCAATCGGTATGCtcaatttaagtatataaaagcCATGTTCTACAAAGCG
It encodes the following:
- the LOC106416039 gene encoding uncharacterized protein LOC106416039 isoform X1, which gives rise to MSEYIFFSESAEIIKKICSLRSETNLNHSHRHSSLSSETQKKLLLEISGLMARQRPKQLEPNKIGSSKVGFDGGEEEEGWVFVKKQRVIIVLPSLPLPEPFSVEKPPATSSQSQAERRDSVDVADTREAARVVVVPSLSLPEEFVLKKPETCQSLVELRDIIAADIHETTRLHAVVVPSLPLPEPFVLQKPETSQIQAELRDGIVNMEKATPLHSMVPYVPLQKPETSQTQAEFRADKHEASLVHTVVPSLPVTEHITLQKPATSHSQADLRGRKAALVQPVVPSLPITEHIPLQKPATSKSQAELRAEETRKATLAHTVVSSRSVNEHISLQKPATSKSQAELRAEETLKTTLAHNVVPSALVNERITLQKPATSKSQAELRSEETRKATLANTIMSSLPVSEHPTLQKPVTSQSQAELRAKETRKATPASTVGPKLPVTEHRTLQKPVTSQSQAELRAKETFKATGVQAVAPSLPVLDYCTLQKPATSQSQDELRAKTRKATLANTVVSSLPVTGHLTLQKPATSQSQAELRAKETLKAPKATQAVVPSLPVLDYCTLQNPARDFVSDAQETAEFQAVDKPERVMDRSYTTRKAPGPRRSSQDCRMDSDRRMANQRSRRTGHNKPIRFPRVMCSSVVMDNEKLRVVNLEKKVEKAGGLNEWVGSIGLGREFERMLRGQRMSKFQMANLTMEKLKQMGALAVGPRRKLIHAIRCVYHPHCLRASFN
- the LOC106416039 gene encoding uncharacterized protein LOC106416039 isoform X2, with the translated sequence MARQRPKQLEPNKIGSSKVGFDGGEEEEGWVFVKKQRVIIVLPSLPLPEPFSVEKPPATSSQSQAERRDSVDVADTREAARVVVVPSLSLPEEFVLKKPETCQSLVELRDIIAADIHETTRLHAVVVPSLPLPEPFVLQKPETSQIQAELRDGIVNMEKATPLHSMVPYVPLQKPETSQTQAEFRADKHEASLVHTVVPSLPVTEHITLQKPATSHSQADLRGRKAALVQPVVPSLPITEHIPLQKPATSKSQAELRAEETRKATLAHTVVSSRSVNEHISLQKPATSKSQAELRAEETLKTTLAHNVVPSALVNERITLQKPATSKSQAELRSEETRKATLANTIMSSLPVSEHPTLQKPVTSQSQAELRAKETRKATPASTVGPKLPVTEHRTLQKPVTSQSQAELRAKETFKATGVQAVAPSLPVLDYCTLQKPATSQSQDELRAKTRKATLANTVVSSLPVTGHLTLQKPATSQSQAELRAKETLKAPKATQAVVPSLPVLDYCTLQNPARDFVSDAQETAEFQAVDKPERVMDRSYTTRKAPGPRRSSQDCRMDSDRRMANQRSRRTGHNKPIRFPRVMCSSVVMDNEKLRVVNLEKKVEKAGGLNEWVGSIGLGREFERMLRGQRMSKFQMANLTMEKLKQMGALAVGPRRKLIHAIRCVYHPHCLRASFN
- the LOC106415133 gene encoding myosin-binding protein 7-like, which gives rise to MESPSTKDLIQCCDCGCHSSPRSFHRSVKRRHDELLDESNNPKVHIENECELLRETVTSQQQSIQELYEELEKERNAAASAADESMNVMQRLQNEKAELQMELRQYKLYVGEKMEHDLQEMVALEELVNQREQTIMALTCEAQAYKHRMMSYGLTEGEAEGDKSGYNSSDGYDLTAYEYPPLKCNVVENHDPLGADVYVADDGKYPPVVSPLKSLDQRISEMETNPGFAELDGGFSGGVKEKMVVGGQSPRPQRHFRRMSTKEVRTDAYVESPKKVANVSSYTENVNAKDDSSDIGDDRVYTIDSVTEQKLEAETSDGNVGFQREQMDLGDPDITKLYMRLQALEADRESMKQALVSMRTEKAQMVLLKEIAQHLSKEVVPQRRLPLRKASTGGPLPFTPVFKWISSFVSWRRKARRSKYMYGMSANNMGLQMLLEKVPRSRKWRCLRSTQV